TCAGCTGTGAGGCTAGATGATCATATTATccatggagaatacctgctatagttAAGTATCTTTGCTGAACCCTGGGAACGTAGTTGATCACCGAAAGTCTCATACATTTCcaagggaaccctgcaggaacgaCTTCCAGCCCTACGGCATTCCCGTAAACTCCATTCCAACCTGTCTTTGAGATTGCACACAACAGGCAGGCCCAAGaaagttagattgagaacaggaaacggtatgaggctatctagcccattatatgggttgaagccagtaggcagagcttgctggcagtaggcggaAATTGCCATCACACTGGtttacccaaaacaatagcaaacactattgaaaacaacagTAAAGatgattagaaataatggactgcctatgcgtggtccatcctAAAACGTCAAAAACTGttacagtgccttaaaaggtggaggacaaaatattttttaaacttatttgacaactttttaatttatttgaaagtttcccatatgtaaatataaatatgaTGAAATCAAAATTGAATATCAccaaacagctttaaaaatattgtaGATGGTGGatacagcactaataaaggctgtatgttgtgctaatttttctacactgttctatacagtacagtaatacatggccaaattttagtgaggatatcctgtttactgatgggttcatcttaactgttattgtaatctgccttggaaagcctagtgttataaagatgggaagtaaaattaaactctcctttcgttggggcacatagaatcacatcttcacctcatctcttttgtacaaatggattattctgttttcagtatgtttcagggacaagaggtttgcataagtcaaaataataaaaatagttattttctttcatgcagatctctcatttaagCATAACTAATTGAGTCCCTaatacagtccattggttttcttacattttgtcATTGtgttgacttatactgtgccaaaactggaaatacagtgagacagaataatagaattcagtaatatccaaaatatattaacattataattgcgttcgcatttgggtaataactgagaaaatgctgttgaaaaattatttgaagaagaaataaatatatatcacagaccTGGAATATATTGGCACATTTTACTCTTATTAttgaatatctctcttttaaatagtagtaataaacactattaagtgcatttttataatatatcactgcattccacaaaacaaaaggagcaagttcccacaaaccatctttctattttgatctaggcacagggaatgttttttttgtttgttttaaatgctcAAAGGTttcaccctaattcatgtttaatgtgtgatatgtcataaataaatagatagaaactctaaaatgttgagcacctgattctcataacatgatatctgttttagtggccctttaccaggaaaaaaaaaacctctgcacgaatataacacatgctagggtgtccctataaccagcccctccaaatgacacactgattacgatttataacaaattactactctacctatgaaaagttatttccctattatacttcttctgtgtacatccgtatgctacacaagttggcatgtttgaaaatataagtgagattaaataaaaatgctaccaataaagaacgacaacgtggatacagcaactcttatgttcgtttactttgttttgagtatatgcagaacgacggctgcgcggggaaagGGAAACACAGACTAAGCTAagtggcttcaacgttttgacgtcatgccgcctcctttcaatcaaacctccttgggccTCACAGTTTTTCTTTTccggtgtcccgccctcctctgatgaaacttcctgttttgtttccagcaaGGCGGGCGCAGAGAGGGCGGAAAGTTGTGTGTGTCTTAGGGAACGGGGCACCGGAGAAGGTACGTTGCAGGATTGTTGGTGAGCAACCCCTGGTATGAGTTTGACGGTGAAGTGCCACATCGAagacagggaggagagagggagagatggctgGCCACGGGGAGGGGTGCTCGTCCCCAGAATGCGTATGAGGAGGAGTGCTCGgcgtgtgagagtgtgagtgCAGCCGAATGCGTGTGACTTTGTATCTTTGGCGTGTGTAATGTGAAGAAACTCCAGTGGTCAAGACGTTAGAAGAGATGTAATGAGAGGATTCAATGACTCGGATATAGAGTCCTGGAACTTGACTGGGGATGgttgatatatttatttactgcacttgtatcccacattttcccacctatttgcaggttcaatctggcttacaaaatgttacaatggCATTCACATTAATATACAGTAAGCAGTCTCGTTTCTGGGAATGTTTTTAGGTCCAAATGAAAAATGTCAGATGGAGGATCATCCCGTGATTCTGGGGCTCCTGGAGGTCCCCGGTCTTCAGTTACGGGGACACGTGGCCTGATTGGACGAAGGCCTTGTAATGCGCCCATCACTCCCGGGCGCCTGCCCTCTATTCGTTCTCGAGATCTTACCCTTGGAGGtgtaaaaaaggcaagtgcatttggTATATAtcctgtatgtatgtgtgtgtgtgtgtgtgtgtgtgtgtgtgtgtgtgtgtgtatatccgcttaagtgcaagggtctgggaccaaagaaatgcatgcagttaaccggagcgtgaacttaaccgttgtgacccaaagaagcttgacatctggtaaacatatgtacagtactgtttattattatacatacagtatacagtctccattaactgacaggcttacttgaagtaatcagttatagtcctctgtacactattgggtctgtgagttccgtaGACTATGTCTGCCAAACAGTAAAAActatcatagcactgacatccagtgaccttcagataggcccacacggtgttgagactctccagtgctcttgcaaaagtgacaggaggaggttgttgactttcgtcagcatgtgcctcgctgctcatttcatcctcctcatcatcagctgttgttgcctgcatgtaggcacatatctcaacatcagtgctgtcgtcagctgtttgtagatcataacagctacgtagcgatgaaactcctcttcagtaacaccggctgggatgtcaataacctgttcatctgacgcgtttgcaacagctccCCCTCCACATcattaacaaagcttgcctgcttgtagcagttcacaatggttgcctgcttgtagcagttcacaatggttgcctgtgtaacatgattccagttTCTttttgcatatgtagggaatccaacagtgatagattatgagccagttcaacagcacgtttatccttgccagtctggtcatccataatgctcatcagacgacgtagcacaagagcccgataatgttgtttgaaattggctattatgccctgatccataggttggatcagagaggtagtgtttggtggcaggaagaccaccttgaagttagacagcctgacatcattccctgtgtgcagcacaattatcacaaagcaacaaaatctgacgcttttgtgcccgtattctagtgtctaacgtctttagccactgcttccaaatttccccagtcatccatgaatttgtgttagcctcgtatgacacaggaagtcgcttaacattcttgaagcaatggggctgtttgctctttccaatgatgaggggttccaacttctcactcccatccatattgcagcaaaggaggatcatcattcagtcctttgacgttttacctccagtagtttcgtcatgtttgaatgcaagtgttccatcaggaatgctcgccagtagagagcgttttcgtcagcactgaaaatgtcacgaggtgaaACCTCGTTCAAGAtggcaggaagaactgaaacaacccaattttcagcaccaaagtcatcaacgTCTTGTTTTTTACCATgctgtttattgaattttatgctgttcttctccttccatctttccaaccatccaacagtggctttgaattcagttagtccaagcctttcagctagctggttagctttctccataagcagtggaccactgacaggaaactgtctgctcctgacttgagaaaaccaccgaaaaagagcatcttctacctcctcagcttttcccgcccgttttcgtttccgttgtggatttgtattgttttgccagtcttccagaagctggtctttctgcttcaagacacgtgaaatttgactggggttgacaccatattctttagcaatagatgcttgactttgttttctaaatgcttaagaacttctattcgttcagccagtgttagtcttacagttcggCCGCAAtgacgacgacgaccccagtgtacactctaacaacattctttcgcttattctgcctgtgggagttaaaggggcggtaaatctcgttggttgtcacgtgccaattgaCTTCCATATTCCTTGcgcgcacttatgcggagtcttttcctgcagaggagtggtcttcaaccatgcatataagcgaatcttgcacttatcagtggtgcgctaaaccaaagtttgtcccatagaaattgatggtgccaaaaatgggaccgaagtacggcatgcagttaaacagagcatgcgcttatccgacatgcacttaaatggagtgtactgtatgtatatatatatatatatatatatatatatatatatatatatatatattagttctCTGTCCTTATCCTGCATTGCAGTAtttctcaacgtgtaattaaactctggatttcattgccagagaatgtagtaaaagcagttagcttagtggggattaaaaaaggtttggcttgcTTTGTGtaagaaaagtcaataagccattattaaaattacttggggaaaatccactgcttatttctaggataacagcatacaatgtattgtactgttttgggattttaccaggtacttgtgacctggtttggccatgttggaaacagcatgctgggcttgatggatcgtcggtttgtcccagtatgacaatacttatgtacttaagaggtTTCTCTCATATACCGGGTAGCAGAAGTATCTATTTCTTCTGGGAAAGTTTCACTTTTTCCTTGGTTTCCTGCTGGAAACATTACATTGTCTTATGGTCATCTCCTGATGTCGTGTTGAAATTGGTTATTATTCAGAAATAGAGAAAGACTCTAAGGCATGAGACTGTGTTGCACATTTTAGTAGCAGGTTCCTGCTTGTGTGTTTACAGAAGGcagtttttttaatttaaaaatatttatgtagattagaaatatccagtgtacctgaatgtaactcaccttgagctacttctgaaaaagtgtgtgcaaaatccaaataaatatttgtaGAAAGAAAGCAATGATACAAATGAATCAgtataataacaacaacaattaAATCATAAGCATTCAGCCTACATCATTGAGGATGAGATGGAATTAATTTCAAAAAGTAAATAGGAAAAGATCAGAAACTGCCTCTCAACTTGATGCCTGTCTCATTTATTACCATCTTTATTGTAAATTAAAGAATCACTTGCTGAATTATCCAGAAGAGTAACTGGTAGAGGAAATGGTAAATAGGCAGGGCCTACAGGTAAGGAATTCTGGTTCAGATGTTCACCTAATAAAGCAGTACTGGCTCCTTATGTTGATGGAACCACTTCAGATCCAACTGCTGAAGTGAAAGGGTGAGGTGGGGCAATATTCCCTCCCAGACTAGTTCAGGGGAGGAACCTAAAAATTGTTTTTACCCACTAGTCATTGAATAACATCTTTATCCATGGGGCTGTTTATTTTTGGAGAAGAGGTTTGCATATGATGAACCTTTGCCTTCCTTTTCCCCTTATTGAGGAAAGTTACCATATAAAGCAATCCATAATTGCAATCTAAGCCCTTACCCACCAGGAAGAGTTCTCCACAGCTGCTTCGCAGCTTCCAAGGGGAGAGCCCCAACGGCTTTGAGCTATTACTGGTGCTTTCTGTTACCGGCCCCCAAAAGATGACTTCAGATATCCCAGGCATCAGTCTAGATTGCAGGCGTACACAGAGTTGTTACCACTTCCCTCCGGACAGAAGCATCTGTTTCCACTTCACCCAGGCAGTTGTTAAGGTGTGTCAGGGGATTTGGATTTATTTTTAGTTGGttaaaacattttgttttgtttttttttccagaaaaccTTCACCCCGAATATAATTAGCAGGAAGATCAAAGAAGAGTAAGTTGCATGATTTACTTGTCATGATTATGGAGTGGTAcgcacaagtttttttttttctaacatgtTTGGGGAGACATTTGTAGCCTGTAGGATAGTGCTTCTGAACCTTTTCCTGGTTGTGTACTCATTTTATAGCACCAAAATTCACATAAGCCCATCCCTGTTTTTCCTCCCATGCATCTTCTTCAGGTTGACTTGCAGTGACAGCTGATGATGCCATTGTAGTTGTTATCTGTTAAGATCATGCAGGCTGATTTGATGCTGCTGTCTGAGATTGTTTTTGTAGCCAGGGCTATGATCCCATTTGGAGTGATGACCCAAAATTTGGGAACTGCTGCTGTAGAAGTCTGGTGGCTCTGTGGCCCTAGTGCTTAAAGAGAGATTCAACAGGAGATTAGCTATTATCAAGCAAGAATAACCATGGTGATATTTAAGCCTgcttttataagaacataagagtagccatactgggtcaaaccaatggtccatctagcccagtatcctgttttctaaacagtgtcaaagccaggtcacaagtacctggcagaaacccaaatcgtggtaacactccatactacaatcccagggcaagtagttgcttcccatgtttgtcttgatagcagactatggacttttcttccaggaatttgtccaaacttgtttttttaaaccaggtacactaaccgctgttaccacctcctctggcaaagagttccagagcttaactattcgttgagtgaaaaaatatttcctcctatttgttttaaaagtgtttccatgtaacttccttcttGTATCTCATCTGCTTTAATAGGCCAAAACAGGAAATATCCataaagaaagagaaggacagagagaGGGACCGGCAGCGAGATGGACAGGGTCGTGGCAGAGGACGGCCAGAGGTCATTCAGTCTCATTCtatttttgagcagggaccagcAGAGATGATGCAGAAGCGAGGTATGTGATCTGTCCATTCTCTTCAAGGAATGTAGGAGTTTGTATTCTTTGCTATCCCATGACACAGTGTATTATCTGCATTTTGGTCATTGTACAGGCAACTGGGGTAACTCTGTGGACATGCCAGACCTGGGGCCTTCGCACATTATTAAcataaagaaagagaaaagggagacgGAAGAGGAAACCAAGAATATTCTTCGTATGTTAGAAAAGGATGATGTGAGTTCCAAAGAAGGGTATGGGGTAAAACATTCCTGCAGAAGCATCTAGCACACTGTTTGTCCTGCTCCTTGTGAGGTGTAGACAGTTGGTATGCCATAAGTGCTTGACTGCTCCTTTTGAGACAATCACTATATTTGGTGTTGCTTATCTATTGGTACCTCTTCTTTCCAGTTCCTTGACGACCCAGGTTTAAGAAATGATGCACGGAATAAACCAGTTCAGCTACCTCTGGCACACTCAGGCTGGCTTTTCACAGAAGACAGTGATGAGCAGGATGTGAAGGCCTGGCTGTCCAGTACCAAGGAAGAAAAGATGGATGTGGAGACACATCCTGTAAAAGGTGAATTCTGTACCtatcctctcctgcctttctatTACTAATGCATCATACTCATTAATCTAGTCTAATCTTGAGCATTTGTAGCCTGCTTAATCCCAGAATCTATCCAAAGCGGATCACAATAAGAATCGCCAATTAAAAAGCACTGATACTAAATAGAGAGCCTATTTGAATGATTTACTTTTTCGTTTGTCTTCTCAATTAACATTCAAGTTTAAGTGTAATAAAGTTCTTCTTTATCCTTCAGTACAGCATTTAGGTCCCTTTTACTTAAagagttgccacatggcaacgcggaactactgctggcccaatgcgggtgctggaggtagttccactcccagcgtgcgccatttccggcaatagcagaaatattgaaaaaataattCCGCAAGGAGTTACCCGGCGGTATTAGCTGCCCAATTACCGTTGGGTTAGAGTGGGAGCCTTTACTGACACAGtgcaatgggtggcgttaagtgcttcccccctccaccccccaaatgACCACTCAGGAAGTGCAAActttctgcatggccatttcatttttcactATTCTCACCTGCATAGGTGCATAGTGAAAAGGCGCTGCTGCTAGCttgggaccccttttaccacactttagtaaaaggaccccttggtatcTAAAAGAAATTGTGACTGATCTTAttactggaattctttgccgctGGATTTGAGACTTGAAAATTCCTATGTTCGTGTTTCATATCTTAAGACTTTTTTATTTAAGGAATATTTGACTCAATATTTCCTGTTTAATCTTTTCTATAAACTCTATtattaaatgcatttttattatgtatattgtgacaaaaCAGTAGGTAACCTGTAAacgtattatttcttgaagtgtatttctctagtttggccagcaggtggtgcatgtttgtttaaagctgttacagagaaaaatGACTGTTCTTCCTTAGCTCAGAGAAGAagttaacctgcagtgatgtggccagatGGGAGGagcaggcctagtggttagggtggtggactttggtcctggggaactgaggaactgagttaaattcccacttcaggcacaggcagctccttgtaactctgggcaagtcacttcctccattgccccaggtacaaataagtacttgtatacaatatgtaagccgcattgagcctgccatgagtgggaaagcgcggagtacaaatgtaacaaataaaaaatgagctgttctaggctctgattggcccaggagcttaaATTCAgccaggatgtactggctttttctccagtctcagtttgggagaagaaagagaaagatctctttgctgaggctctgtgaatagttatatttgataactgtgaGCTGTATGTCCTGAACTCCTCAGGTAttatttagatagttttataagtaatcctatttcagttacctgttatttgtttgctgattgcatcttttctgttcattgttgtaatttttcatgacgttaaacatttttagtttattgcctctgcttgtctggacgactaagaatcctggtagtttgtgtgttgggtgtgtgagtgctttctgggaactgtgggaccattgggattgtggcccccagtaacctagaaatcactggggataattttgagagcaggagattcgtctagaggtggttgggacccagtcggtgggaggagggtgttagtgtagagcacaagcagcaggtgcaggcagacctgagctgttctggggatagaccctctgagtGGCCACAGGGgtagcccaaggtgggtggcaAGGCGTTTCGTGACAGACCTTGTCCATCTTTTatggtagcagcagtgggattgtcgggctcagtgtgtggcgtgagggtcaccatccactgattgattcagagttttttttatctgtaacttccagacacagagcacagtgaatgagtgcagcagtaacagggtccccTTCCTGTTAATTTTTTGTGGTAGTTTTAGGAGATTAGCAGCTTGCTGATGGAGACTGGTAGCAGCCGTCAGATACTGGATATGCCTGACCTAACACTAGAGTGACTGGATGATTTCAGTGGGGAGAAGCTGCAGGACCGGCCTGCGCAGAGTTCTGGGGGAAATGCAGACCCCTTATGAGCAGAGGCCCGTGAGTTGGCAGGGCCAGATGCCACACCAGCTCAGCTCTGTCAGATCTATATCTTAGAGTGACAGCAGCTAGACCAACAGCAGCTGCGGCGAGAGGAATGGGAAGAGTGACTGACAGAGGCAAGAGGAGCGGGAACAGCAGCGTGAGGAATGGGAGTTCTAGCTGCAGAAATGAAAGATGGAGATGTAAATTGTTTGTATTCAAAGGTCCAGCCCAACCCCCTGCGCCAAGGCCCGAGGCAGGATGCACAGCTCGGATTGGGCCCAACTTGTTTGCGCAGTTTGATGATACCCAAGGTgacatagatggatatctaactgcctttgaaaaaatttaccGCCTCAGTGAGATTCCTCAGAAAAACCTGGTGCtctatctgggaggaaagctcaatGGTGgagcacttgaggcattccaaggactgtctaTGGAGATATACTCCCAGTTTGAGGAGCTGCACTAAGCTTTGTTGAACCATTATGCTATTACCCCTGAGgcctacagactaaagttctggACTTTCCAAAGGGGACGGATGACACAGCGAGTTTGTGATCCAGTTAAGATACCAgtggtggctcagtggagctgagTTTTAAAtccctggaggactgccaaacctgatggtcctggagcagtttcttcagcgttgtcgtccagaggtgagggaacatgttcaagatcaccagccccatactccagagaaggcagctgagttggctgacatctttatggctaaccgtccctggttggcaaagagaagccgtCCTTATCTGCAGCAGCCAGGATCTAAGGGGagccagggccctaagccaatatccctgcaacctcagactgtcagcaaaccctccagtgttccccaaaaacctaaagactttaggcatgaacgtccttgttaccagtgtgggtgtacaggacatttcaaagcggaTTGCCTAGTAATCCCAAGCGTGCAGTAAAGAGCTTTTCAGTTCCTGCACCAAAGCTAGCGACTGGTGAGATAGTATCAAGCTCTGTACTAGCAGAGCAAAATGATCTTCATTAAAATATGAATGAACATTGCTAAGTTGCGTAAGGTTGAAAGAGAATTTCATGAACAAATTGTTTACCTGAGATTCCTGTGATATTGAAGGATCTAGTATATTCCAAGCCCTCTGGTTGACTGTTCCACTGGCAACTCACCCTGATCTGAGAGAATAATGTCGAGAAATATCTCCTGGTAATGCTTCAACCACAAAGCATTTGACTTAAGATTAACAAATGAGAGCCTTTTTTAATCAGTACAGTTGTGTTGAGGCATGACATGGTGGGTTAGAAAGATACTGCATGTGGTGGAATAAAGTAACACCACTtcctttttatttacattttgtttttcattccattAGTAAAGGAGGAGCCAAGAGATGATGAAGATCTGAAGGAAGCTGTTTCAGCTGCAAAGCTGACAGAAGTGAGGAAGGCCCCAGGCCCACCACCAGATGTCTCGCTGGTAGAGCTGCTACAAACCTTGAGCCTGTCTGGGGAAGAGGAGCTGCTCTTTTTACAGTTGCCAGACACACTTCCAGGACAGCCACCTTCACAGGACACCAAACCAATCAAAACAGAGATACAGAGTGAGGATGGGCAGATGATGCTGATGAAGCAAGagaaaagccaggtcacaaatggCACTTTATGGATTCTTCTCATTTCTTTGTCTCTGCATAATAGCTAACATGTGATTAGCACTTGTATCATAACACTCAGAGGACTAGATCACTAAAATCTCATTGGGCCCTATATTCAGACCGCAGGTGGTAGTGgggctgcctcccatggttgGCGctgtgcctggatattcagtgccagttcatttccagtgaccggcattgactatctgggtattttctggctggtttaaatttaaccggccaggctgatatttgatactggctggttaagtttaaaccagcaaaagatatacctgctattttggtggccaaTTTGGCtggcgatgcactgaatattggcggatagccagttatatcacgtgatataaccggctagccgcTAAGTGccaaccggcaatattcagccagagaGAGCTGGCTAtctctggctgaatattgccaaatagctagccaggtgccattcctggctgctaaaatggttttaaatataggCTGGATTGTCTTTACACTCAGTTTAACACAGGTTTTGGGGCTGATGGGGAAAAAGCAGTGGTTTGTCTGCACACATAGCTTCAAAAGCTGGATTACCCATTTCATTCTGAGATTACATGTGCTGGAAGTCGGATCTCTGCATATGTGAACTCGTGGACATGTACTTTGTATACATAGCAGCTCACACCATGTATGTAAAGCTTGTAGGACTCTCATATGTTGGCACTACTTGAGCTTTTTCCTTGACAGAATGTGTCTATAATGCAGATAGGTGCACTGTGAGAGTCATGACATGGTGACAAGCACTGGGAATTGACCATGAAGGGCCAGTATTTAAAAGGGCTTAACCTTGCCCAGTTAAATCCTGTGAGCTGGCCACGCAGCAGTATTCAGCGGCATTTTAGTGGGTAGAGCTGCTGAACATTGCCTGGGACTGCCTAGGCACTGTTTGATTTAGTGCCAGGGCAGTTCGGGGGGCAAAGCTGGAACTTAACTGGTGGGCAATATTTGGTCTAactggctaaagttaggacacccttttttgctatcctaactttatccactgagCTTACAGGGAAATGGTCTGAATACTGACAGTGCCCTTTTAACATTTAGTGGACCCATACGTATTCAGTGCCGGAGCCTGGAagtggccctgcattgaatatctggggagaATTCAGCCTACAGCTGGTAGTGACTTAAAACCGCTGACTTCTGCAGCCTGAATATCTACCTTGAAATTGTTATTTGGGTAGCCACTTGGAAATGGGTACTGGAGTACAGGAAATATGGGGTAATGAGAATTGCTACTAATAGCATTGGCAGTCCAGGTAataggaggaagtgatgtcagcccTGGGAAAATGGCAGTCTAACCGCACAGCTCCGTGGAGGCAGTAATTAAAGTGCATCTTTCTTCCTCTGAATTTTTTCCTTGATGTACTCTGTCCTGTGTAAAGCCCTGGGATGTCAACTCATAAGTGCCTGGAGAAATTCAAATTTGTTCTGGAGGCAGAGGATTGCCAGTGGTTAATGACAGACAAGGTGGGAGTACATGTGTTACAAATGGCGACGGCACAGACACATGGAGAATGATGATCTGCAGGCGAATCGGGGATGATGAGGAACTTACTAAGAGGGATGTACTGAAATGGTTCCGGATTTTGCAGGCTGAATTAAAAACAGTtcgtggtgatattcagtctgcatTAACAGAGATCAGAGAGGATGTTTGCGAGATCGGCAGCAGGCTGACAACTGTTTAGATTCATTGAGAGCTACATGCAGGGTCTACAGACAACAGAGAAGCAGCATTTGCAGGAGCATCAGACTGCTTTTGATCTGCTGGAGGACCAGGAGAATAGGTCTAGGTGATGTGATTTGTGGTTCAAGGGGATACCACAGACAGTCTTATAAGGATTGCAGGTAAGTGGCCACTCAAATTTGTATGGTTTTTTGCTGGAGGGGTCTGACTTGGCTGGAAGCCACAGTGCTCCACAACTGTACATTTGGACAGAGTGCATAGGAGTTTGGGCCCGTGCAGAGA
This portion of the Microcaecilia unicolor chromosome 4, aMicUni1.1, whole genome shotgun sequence genome encodes:
- the LOC115469403 gene encoding DNA-directed RNA polymerase III subunit RPC4-like codes for the protein MSDGGSSRDSGAPGGPRSSVTGTRGLIGRRPCNAPITPGRLPSIRSRDLTLGGVKKKTFTPNIISRKIKEEPKQEISIKKEKDRERDRQRDGQGRGRGRPEVIQSHSIFEQGPAEMMQKRGNWGNSVDMPDLGPSHIINIKKEKRETEEETKNILRMLEKDDFLDDPGLRNDARNKPVQLPLAHSGWLFTEDSDEQDVKAWLSSTKEEKMDVETHPVKVKEEPRDDEDLKEAVSAAKLTEVRKAPGPPPDVSLVELLQTLSLSGEEELLFLQLPDTLPGQPPSQDTKPIKTEIQSEDGQMMLMKQEKSQEAVLAENTCCLGDLLEGQVGKLLVRKSGKIQLVLGKVTLDVTMGTSCSFLQELVSLSLGDGHSGDMTILGHVKHKPGVFTRLESLLEYKQR